From a single Pasteurella atlantica genomic region:
- the dnaA gene encoding chromosomal replication initiator protein DnaA, with translation MSSLWRDTLDHLQTKVSSQEFNAWLRPLQATLSNDQLTLYAHNSFIIDWVQNKYLSEITELVRFLSKNDNLTVVIREGKKPVETEIKTQTQSVSTNKNEVFKSSIQTGLLEGLTFDNFVQGKSNQLALSIAQSVVENIGESYCNPFSLYGSTGLGKTHLLHAIGNEILKNNPDAKVVYIHSERFLQNMINALQNRHTIEKFKQFYRSLDVLMIDDIQFFANKVATQEEFFHTFNTLFERSKQIVVASDVFPKNIQNIEERIRSRLSWGVNAAIEPPELETRVAILMKKAEERGERLEENVALFLAQKLRTNVRELEGALNRVIAWRNFTKRPITIDAVREALKDLMSSYEHLITIENIQKTVAERYNIKISDLKSKSRKQMFARPRQIAMALAKELTNHSLPEIGREFGGKDHTTVMHAIKRINELMDSDSNLREDYINLTRKLSS, from the coding sequence GTGTCTTCTCTTTGGCGTGATACCTTAGATCATTTGCAAACTAAAGTATCTTCACAAGAATTTAATGCGTGGTTGCGTCCTTTACAAGCAACGTTAAGCAATGATCAGCTTACACTTTATGCACATAATTCATTTATAATTGACTGGGTACAAAATAAATATCTTTCTGAAATTACAGAACTAGTTCGTTTTTTATCAAAAAATGATAACCTTACTGTCGTTATTAGAGAAGGAAAAAAACCAGTAGAAACAGAAATAAAAACTCAAACGCAATCTGTTTCGACAAATAAAAATGAAGTATTTAAATCATCTATCCAAACTGGATTATTAGAAGGCTTAACTTTTGACAATTTTGTTCAAGGGAAATCTAATCAGCTGGCGTTATCTATAGCTCAATCTGTGGTTGAAAATATAGGTGAAAGTTATTGTAATCCATTTTCTCTATATGGTAGCACTGGATTAGGGAAAACTCATTTGTTACACGCCATTGGTAACGAGATCTTAAAAAATAATCCCGATGCCAAAGTTGTATATATTCATTCTGAACGCTTTCTTCAGAATATGATAAACGCATTGCAAAATCGTCATACTATTGAGAAATTTAAGCAATTTTATCGTTCCCTTGATGTATTAATGATTGATGATATTCAATTTTTTGCCAATAAAGTAGCAACTCAAGAAGAATTTTTCCATACTTTTAATACGCTTTTTGAACGTAGTAAACAAATTGTGGTTGCCTCAGATGTTTTCCCTAAAAATATTCAAAATATTGAAGAACGTATTCGTTCTCGCTTAAGCTGGGGGGTTAATGCCGCTATTGAACCACCCGAACTTGAAACTCGTGTCGCTATTTTAATGAAAAAAGCAGAAGAACGAGGTGAAAGACTAGAAGAAAATGTAGCCTTATTCCTAGCTCAAAAGCTTCGCACAAATGTGCGAGAATTAGAGGGGGCATTAAATCGTGTGATTGCGTGGCGTAATTTTACAAAACGTCCAATTACTATTGATGCAGTACGTGAAGCCCTTAAAGATTTAATGTCATCTTATGAACATTTAATTACTATCGAAAATATTCAAAAAACAGTTGCAGAGCGTTATAATATAAAAATATCAGATTTAAAATCAAAAAGTCGTAAACAAATGTTTGCTCGTCCTCGTCAAATCGCGATGGCATTGGCAAAAGAATTAACTAACCACAGTTTACCTGAAATTGGTCGAGAATTTGGTGGTAAAGATCATACCACTGTGATGCACGCAATAAAAAGAATCAATGAGTTAATGGACTCTGACAGTAATCTTAGAGAAGATTATATCAATTTAACACGCAAATTATCATCTTAA
- the tusA gene encoding sulfurtransferase TusA, translating to MQFNRPKSNQTLNTLGLRCPEPIMLVRKTIRNMQEGDILLITADDPATTRDIPSFCEFMNHQLVDFQTETIPYQYWIKKGI from the coding sequence TTGCAATTTAATCGACCTAAATCTAATCAAACACTAAACACATTAGGACTAAGATGTCCTGAACCAATAATGCTTGTACGTAAAACTATCAGAAATATGCAAGAGGGGGATATTTTATTAATTACTGCAGATGATCCTGCGACAACTCGTGACATTCCTAGTTTTTGTGAGTTTATGAATCATCAATTAGTTGATTTTCAAACAGAAACAATACCGTATCAATACTGGATAAAGAAAGGAATATAA
- the acpP gene encoding acyl carrier protein, whose amino-acid sequence MSIEERVKNIIVEQLGVKEEDAKPEASFIDDLGADSLDTVELVMALEEEFDIEIPDEEAEKITTVQSAIDYVQNNQ is encoded by the coding sequence ATGAGTATTGAAGAACGCGTAAAAAATATTATCGTAGAACAACTTGGCGTTAAAGAAGAAGACGCAAAACCAGAAGCATCATTTATTGATGATTTAGGTGCAGATTCTTTAGATACTGTTGAGTTAGTAATGGCTTTAGAAGAAGAATTTGATATCGAAATTCCAGATGAAGAAGCTGAAAAAATTACAACTGTTCAATCTGCGATTGATTACGTTCAAAACAATCAATAA
- a CDS encoding DUF413 domain-containing protein produces MTKSFSATRRFFDNKNYPRGFSRQGDYTINEAKLLEQFGQACLALELGEREPVTEDEKQFVAMIKAERQATTPLERVWVKYRTKISQTKRLYTLADNLGNETDDLSE; encoded by the coding sequence ATGACAAAAAGTTTTAGTGCAACTCGTCGCTTTTTTGATAACAAAAACTATCCAAGAGGATTTTCTCGTCAAGGTGATTATACTATTAATGAAGCAAAACTATTGGAACAATTTGGACAAGCTTGTCTTGCCTTAGAGCTTGGAGAAAGAGAGCCAGTAACAGAAGACGAAAAGCAATTTGTTGCGATGATTAAAGCAGAAAGACAAGCAACGACACCATTAGAAAGAGTTTGGGTGAAATATCGTACTAAAATTAGTCAAACAAAACGTTTATACACATTGGCTGATAATTTAGGAAATGAAACTGACGATTTATCAGAATAA